The window TGGACAGGCGAGGTAGGAGTAATGCGAGCCAGCTTTCACACATGAACAGGATGCTCTTCGGCATGGCCATGACGATGGTCGACGGCGACGGCGACGGCCAGCGGCCCGGATCGGAACCTCGACGCGCCCTGTCCCTGGTGCCCTGAATGGCGGATGGCCGAGACGGGCTGACAGGGCCGTCTCGGCCATCGGTGAGCTGGGTGTCGACCGTGTCGGCGATAGGGCTCTGAGCTGCAGCGATGGGCTGAGCGTTCCGAGAAGGGGAGCGGAGCGTTTTCGGCAGCTTCCGCGGTAAGCCTCTGACCTGGGCTTCTAGGGTTTCCGTCAAGCCCCACGAAGGCGGGGGTCATCGCGAACCGCTGACAGCCTAGCGGATCAGGCTGCTCAAGGTCGCCTCGATAGACGCGCGGTTCGGCCGGCGCCGTCCCGTGCCCTGTGAGCTGCGCGTTTCGATGATGTCGGGTGCGCGGGGCCTCGGTCGCGGCGGAACGGGGCGGCGTACGGCGACGTGGTGTCGGAGTACGCCGCCCCCGGGCGGGGCGAGTTGCGGGAGGTGGCCCGCGCTGGCATGTCGGTTACTTCGGGTCGGCGTTGAACTTGGAGGCCGACCAGAAGTAGCCGAGCACCGTCAGGCCCACGCACCAGGCGATGGCGATCCATCCGTTGTGGCCGATCTCGGTGCCGAGCAGCAGGCCGCGCAGGGTCTCGATGGCGGGGGTGAAGGGCTGGTACTCGGCGATCGGCTGGAACCAGCCCGGCATTCCGTCGACCGGGACGAAGGCGCTGGACAGGAGCGGCAGCAGGATCAGCGGCATCGCGTTGTTGCTGGCGGCCTCGGCGTTCGGGCTGATCAGGCCCATGCCGACCGCGATCCAGGTGAGGGCCAGGGCGAAGAGCACGAGCAGCCCGAATGCCGCCAGCCATTCCAGGGCCGTGGCGTTGGTGGAGCGGAAGCCGATGGCGACGGCGACGGCGCCGACGAGGACCACGCTGGCGATCGACTGCAGCACGCTGCCGATGACGTGCCCGATGAGCACCGAGCCGCGGTGGATCGCCATCGTGCGGAAGCGGGCGATGATGCCCTCGGTCATGTCGTTGGAGACGGACACCGCGGTGCCGATCGTGGTGCTGCCGATGGTCATCAGCAGGAGGCCCGGCACGAGGTAGGCGATGTACGCGGAGCGGTCGCCGCCGCCGATGCCCGCGCTCATCACGTCGCCGAAGATGTAGACGAAGAGCAGCAGCAGCATGATCGGCGTGAGCAGCAGGTTCAGCGTGAGGGACGGGTAGCGCCGCGCGTGCAGGAGGTTGCGGCGCAGCATCGTGGACGAGTCGCGCAGGGCGAGGGACAGAGAGCTCATCGGACGGACTCCTTGGACTGGGTGGGCAGGGTGGACTGGCCGGGCAGGGTGGGCCGGCCGGGCTGCGGGTCGGTGCCGGCGCCGGTGCCGGTGCCGGTGAGGGCGAAGAACACGTCGTCGAGGTCGGGGGTGTGGACGGTCAGTTCGTCGGCCTCGATGCCGACGGAGTCGAGCCGGTCGAGGAGGGCGCGCAGTTCGCGCTGGCTGCCGTCGCTGGGGATCTGCAGGGCCAGGGCCTCGTCGTCCCGGGTGGCCTGGGGCAGGGCGGTGCCGGCGGACCGGTAGGCGGCCGGGTCGGAGAAGCGGAGTCGGACGTGGCCGCCGGGGATGAGCCGCTTGAGTTCCTCGGCGGTGCCGTGGGCGGCGATCTTGCCGTCGTTGAGTACGGCGATGCGGTCGGCGAGCTGGTCGGCTTCTTCCAGGTACTGGGTGGTGAGGAAGACGGTGACGCCGTCGGCGACGAGTTCGCGGATGATCTGCCACATGTTGTGGCGGGAGCGGGGGTCGAGGCCGGTGGTGGGCTCGTCGAGGAAGATGATCCGCGGGTCGCCGACGAGGGTCATGGCGATGTCGAGGCGGCGCTTCATGCCGCCGGAGTAGGTGGAGGCGGGCTTCTTGGCGGCCTCGACCAGGTCGAAGCGCTCCAGCAGTTCGGCGGCGACACGGCGTCCTTCGCGCTTGGACAGGTGGTGCAGGTCCGCCATGAGGAGCATGTTCTCCTCGCCGGTGATCAGGCCGTCGACGGCGGAGAACTGTCCGGTGACACCGATCGCGGCGCGGACCGCCTGCGGGTCGGTGGCGAGGTCGTGGCCGCCGACGCGGATCTCGCCGGAGGCGGGGTCGGGGGAGATGAGGGTGGAGAGGATCTTGACGGCCGTGGTCTTGCCGGCGCCGTTCGGGCCGAGCAGGGAGAAGATCGTGCCTGCGGGGACGGCCAGGTCGACGCCGTCGAGCACGACCTTGTCGCCGTAGGACTTGCGCAGCCCGTTCGCCGCGATGGCCAGGTTGGTCATGAGGGGTGCTCCTTCAGGGGTTTCGGGCGAGTTGCTCGGGCGAGTCACTCGGGTGGGTCAGAGGCTGCGGGCGGTGATGTCGCCGTAGGCGGTGGTGGCGTGGATGTCGAGGCCGGCGGTGGGGCCGTCGGTGT of the Streptomyces sp. NBC_01294 genome contains:
- a CDS encoding ABC transporter permease, whose product is MSSLSLALRDSSTMLRRNLLHARRYPSLTLNLLLTPIMLLLLFVYIFGDVMSAGIGGGDRSAYIAYLVPGLLLMTIGSTTIGTAVSVSNDMTEGIIARFRTMAIHRGSVLIGHVIGSVLQSIASVVLVGAVAVAIGFRSTNATALEWLAAFGLLVLFALALTWIAVGMGLISPNAEAASNNAMPLILLPLLSSAFVPVDGMPGWFQPIAEYQPFTPAIETLRGLLLGTEIGHNGWIAIAWCVGLTVLGYFWSASKFNADPK
- a CDS encoding ATP-binding cassette domain-containing protein translates to MTNLAIAANGLRKSYGDKVVLDGVDLAVPAGTIFSLLGPNGAGKTTAVKILSTLISPDPASGEIRVGGHDLATDPQAVRAAIGVTGQFSAVDGLITGEENMLLMADLHHLSKREGRRVAAELLERFDLVEAAKKPASTYSGGMKRRLDIAMTLVGDPRIIFLDEPTTGLDPRSRHNMWQIIRELVADGVTVFLTTQYLEEADQLADRIAVLNDGKIAAHGTAEELKRLIPGGHVRLRFSDPAAYRSAGTALPQATRDDEALALQIPSDGSQRELRALLDRLDSVGIEADELTVHTPDLDDVFFALTGTGTGAGTDPQPGRPTLPGQSTLPTQSKESVR